From Jeotgalibaca dankookensis, one genomic window encodes:
- a CDS encoding exodeoxyribonuclease VII small subunit, which yields MKIEDLTFDEAMNKLEAIVTKLESGDVPLEDALEQFQEGMALSKYCQDTLNNAEKTLTKMISPDGSVQTFEEVE from the coding sequence ATGAAGATTGAAGATTTAACATTTGATGAAGCAATGAATAAATTAGAAGCAATTGTAACAAAATTAGAATCGGGAGATGTTCCCTTAGAAGATGCATTGGAGCAATTTCAAGAAGGCATGGCATTAAGTAAATATTGTCAAGACACCCTAAACAACGCAGAAAAAACATTAACTAAAATGATTTCACCCGATGGGTCCGTTCAAACATTTGAAGAAGTTGAATAA
- the xseA gene encoding exodeoxyribonuclease VII large subunit, protein MAEQEYLTVTALTKYIKRKFDADPYLERVYLTGEVSNYRKRPNHQYFNIKDEKAVISAVMYKREFSRLKFNLEDGMKVLLVGRINVYEPSGSYNIIIEHIEPDGVGALYQAYVELRERLSKEGLFTRPKKQLPRYPKRIAVLTSPSGAVIRDIMTTINRRYPIVQIELYPTVVQGKDSVQSIVTNLKRVNEKADYDLVIMGRGGGSIEDLWSFNEEAVIRQIVDMTIPVISSVGHETDTTLSDLAADVRAATPTAAAELSVPVLTELLLTINKEEQRLYQAIRNKVAVRRETLNRMMQSYIFRQPKRLYEGHLMKVDQYTSRIQYAFSKQFEKERHAHSRLELQLHSMNPINQVMTLQKEWQSLDQTLTTAMRDYLKNKNQKLAHTMASLDLLSPLKIMNRGYAYVSFEDRILKSVTDVSPGQVLAVHLADGIVTTQVKEIKEQNNED, encoded by the coding sequence GTGGCTGAACAAGAATATTTAACGGTTACAGCATTGACCAAGTACATTAAACGAAAATTTGATGCTGATCCTTATTTAGAACGCGTATATTTGACTGGTGAGGTCTCAAACTATCGTAAAAGACCCAACCATCAATATTTTAATATTAAAGATGAGAAGGCGGTTATTTCCGCTGTGATGTACAAGCGCGAATTCAGTCGCTTGAAATTTAATTTAGAAGATGGCATGAAGGTTCTTTTAGTCGGCCGTATCAATGTTTATGAGCCAAGTGGTAGCTATAACATTATCATTGAACATATAGAGCCAGATGGTGTGGGCGCTCTCTATCAAGCTTATGTTGAGTTAAGAGAGCGTTTATCAAAAGAAGGGTTGTTTACGCGACCTAAAAAGCAGTTGCCTCGTTATCCTAAAAGAATAGCTGTATTAACGAGCCCAAGTGGAGCCGTCATTCGAGACATTATGACAACCATTAACAGGCGTTATCCAATCGTGCAAATAGAATTATATCCAACAGTTGTACAAGGAAAAGACTCTGTTCAAAGTATCGTTACAAACTTAAAACGTGTGAACGAAAAAGCTGACTACGACCTCGTAATTATGGGTCGCGGAGGTGGATCGATTGAAGACTTATGGTCCTTTAATGAAGAAGCGGTTATTCGTCAAATCGTAGACATGACCATTCCAGTTATTTCATCGGTTGGTCATGAAACAGATACCACCTTGTCTGACTTAGCCGCAGATGTCAGAGCAGCAACCCCAACGGCTGCTGCAGAACTATCGGTGCCAGTTTTAACTGAGCTTCTCCTAACGATAAATAAAGAAGAGCAACGCTTATACCAAGCAATTCGAAATAAAGTTGCCGTCCGTCGGGAAACTTTAAATAGAATGATGCAGTCTTATATTTTTAGACAACCTAAGCGTCTTTATGAAGGGCACCTTATGAAAGTAGACCAGTATACAAGTAGAATCCAATATGCGTTTAGTAAACAATTTGAGAAAGAAAGACATGCCCATAGCCGATTGGAGCTTCAATTGCACAGTATGAATCCAATCAACCAAGTTATGACTTTACAAAAGGAATGGCAAAGTTTAGATCAAACGTTAACAACTGCGATGCGTGATTACTTAAAAAATAAAAATCAAAAACTTGCACATACAATGGCTTCTCTTGATTTATTAAGTCCTTTAAAAATAATGAATCGCGGCTATGCCTATGTTAGTTTTGAAGATAGAATTTTAAAATCAGTAACAGATGTTTCTCCAGGGCAAGTTTTAGCTGTACACCTGGCAGATGGGATAGTTACAACACAAGTCAAAGAGATCAAGGAGCAAAATAATGAAGATTGA